GTAGGTGTGCCTCCCGGGGTTCTTCAGACGCCGGGGTACGCGAGGGAGGTTCTGGCGGCGGGGCGCCTCAAGGGGAAAGAGCTGGAGCAGCAGGTCAAGGCCCGGTTGAGTCGTCGCGACTTGTTGGAAGGAGAGGATGCGCCGCACTTCCGTACGATCCTTTCAGAGACGGTGCTACGTACTCCGCTGAGGGACGCTGTGGCCTGGCGTGAGCAGTTGGCGCACTTGGTCGAGATGTCCGAGCGTCCGATGGTCGCGGTTCAGGTGCTTCCGCACAGTGCAGGACCGCACAGCCTCTCGCATACCGACGTGATGTTCCTGCGGGTGCCGGACGGTCGAACCGTGGCCTATGTGGAGAGCGCGAGTCGGGGCGATCTCATCGAGACGGCTGGCCAGGTCGAAAATCTTCAGCAAATGTACGATGCGGTGCGCGACTTGGCCCTGCCCCCGGACGAGTCGCGGAAGTACATCCTGCGCGTGCTGGAGGAAGTGCCATGCGAACCATCGACCTGAGCGCCGTTTCCTGGCGCAGGAGTAGCTACAGCAACTCGGATGGTGGTCAGTGTGTCGAGGTCTCCGACGACTTCGCCACCGTCGTTCCCGTGAGGGACAGCAAGGTACTGAACGGTCCAGTGCTCGTATTCCCTGTGGGCGGCTGGTCTTCCTTCGTGTCGGCCGTCAAGGGCGGCTACCTACCCGCCTGATCTGGCATGCCGGTGGCCCCCGCGATCGATGCGCATCACGGGGGCCATCGGCGTTGCCGGGCGGGCTACTTCTTGGTGGTACGGCGTCCTCTGGTCGCGGCGGTCGGGCGCCAGGCGCGCAGGTCGTCGTCCGTGAGGCCGTGCTTGCCCTGCTCCATCTGCCGGTCGCCCTC
The Streptomyces sp. CGMCC 4.7035 DNA segment above includes these coding regions:
- a CDS encoding helix-turn-helix domain-containing protein, whose amino-acid sequence is MPQRRVITGRSQEPRQRFAEELRTLRVGSGTSLRALGERLGWDWSLFGKMEKGETLGSPEVVQALDQHYGTPGLLLALWELAAGDHTQFRERYRRYMALEAEAVSLWHFAVGVPPGVLQTPGYAREVLAAGRLKGKELEQQVKARLSRRDLLEGEDAPHFRTILSETVLRTPLRDAVAWREQLAHLVEMSERPMVAVQVLPHSAGPHSLSHTDVMFLRVPDGRTVAYVESASRGDLIETAGQVENLQQMYDAVRDLALPPDESRKYILRVLEEVPCEPST
- a CDS encoding DUF397 domain-containing protein is translated as MRTIDLSAVSWRRSSYSNSDGGQCVEVSDDFATVVPVRDSKVLNGPVLVFPVGGWSSFVSAVKGGYLPA